From the genome of Euhalothece natronophila Z-M001, one region includes:
- the psbA gene encoding photosystem II q(b) protein encodes MTTTVQQQQTENLWERFCQWVTSTNNRLYIGWFGVLMIPTLLTATTCFIIAFIAAPPVDMDGIREPISGSLLYGNNIISGSVVPSSNAIGLHFYPIWEAANLDEWLYNGGPYQLIVFHFLIGIYCYLGREWELSYRLGMRPWICVAFSAPVAAATAVFLIYPIGQGSFSDGMPLGISGTFNFMFVFQGEHNILMHPFHMLGVAGVFGGALFSAMHGSLVTSSLVRETTETESQNNGYKFGQEEETYNIVAAHGYFGRLIFQYASFNNSRSLHFFLAAWPVIGIWFTALGISTMAFNLNGFNFNHSILDSQGRVLKTWADVLTRANLGIEAMHERNAHNFPLDLASGEVTSVAMKAPEING; translated from the coding sequence ATGACTACTACTGTCCAACAACAACAAACCGAAAACCTTTGGGAACGGTTTTGTCAGTGGGTAACTAGTACTAACAACCGCCTTTACATCGGTTGGTTCGGCGTGTTAATGATCCCCACCCTATTAACTGCTACCACCTGCTTTATCATCGCATTCATTGCAGCACCACCGGTAGACATGGATGGTATCCGTGAGCCAATTTCTGGCTCCTTACTCTATGGCAATAATATTATCAGTGGTTCTGTTGTTCCCTCCTCCAATGCCATCGGACTGCACTTTTACCCCATTTGGGAAGCAGCAAACCTAGATGAATGGCTCTACAACGGTGGTCCTTATCAGCTGATTGTGTTCCACTTCCTAATCGGAATCTACTGCTACTTGGGCCGCGAGTGGGAGCTTTCCTATCGTCTCGGGATGCGTCCATGGATCTGCGTTGCCTTCTCTGCTCCGGTAGCAGCAGCCACAGCAGTATTCCTCATCTATCCCATTGGCCAAGGTAGCTTCTCTGATGGAATGCCCTTAGGCATCAGTGGAACCTTCAACTTCATGTTCGTGTTCCAAGGGGAACACAACATCTTAATGCATCCGTTCCACATGCTCGGTGTAGCTGGTGTATTCGGCGGAGCATTATTCTCTGCAATGCACGGCAGCTTAGTCACCTCCAGCTTAGTACGTGAAACCACCGAAACCGAAAGCCAAAACAACGGCTACAAATTTGGACAAGAAGAAGAAACCTACAACATCGTTGCTGCACACGGCTACTTTGGTCGCTTAATCTTCCAATACGCCAGCTTCAACAACAGCCGTAGCCTCCACTTCTTCCTTGCTGCTTGGCCAGTAATCGGAATCTGGTTCACTGCCTTAGGTATCAGCACCATGGCTTTCAACCTCAACGGTTTCAACTTCAACCATTCCATTCTGGATAGCCAAGGTCGTGTCCTCAAAACTTGGGCAGACGTACTCACTCGAGCTAACCTGGGAATAGAGGCAATGCACGAGCGTAACGCTCACAACTTTCCCTTAGACTTAGCATCCGGTGAAGTAACGTCGGTAGCAATGAAAGCTCCTGAAATCAACGGCTAA